In Opitutaceae bacterium, the sequence CCGGCGCATGCTTCCTGTTGTCACGGGAACTCTGGGATGAACTGGGGGGATTCGACACGCGCTTCGTCAACGGATGCGAGGATGTCGACCTCTGCCTGCGCGCAGGTTCGGCCGGCAGAATCAACGCGGTCGCGCTCCGGAGCATCGTCAGGCATCACATAAGCAGCTCTCCGGGACGCAAACTCATGGATGAGCGAAACACCTTTCTTCTCACCCTCAAGTGGCGGGACACCCTGGCGATCCTGGCATCGCGCCACTGGTGCAGAGCCTACCTCTCTCGTGAATGGACACATCCGGGTGAACCGCACCATGCATGCGAGGCTGCAGCGGCTCTCGCCTATTCCCTGCACCTGATCCCGAACCCGCCCAGCGTCGCGCTGCGCGGAATGCTTCGCGCCATTGAGCTCGAACTGGACCGATGGCGCCAGCTGGACCTTCAGGAATAGATCGCGCCTCAGTGGGAAATCTTTTCGAGGTATTCAGCAACCTCGGTGTTCTTGTACTCGCGCGCAATGTCCAGCGCCGTCACGCCTGGCTTCGAGCGGATTGATGGATTCGTCCCGTGCTCAAGGAGCAGCTTCACGAGAGCGACACTCCCGCTCGCAGCCGCTTCATGCAGCGGAGTTCCGCCGAGCTCACTGAGGATGTTGGGATCCGTTGGTGCATCCAGAAGCAGGCGAGCTATCTCGATCTGGTTCTTTGCCGCCGCATGATGCAAGGGCGTCCATCCGCGCCGGTCGCGCACCGTTGGATCCGCTCCCGCCTTCAAGAGCAGAGAGACTATTCCGGCATCGCCGCGCTCAACCGCCAGATGCAGCGGGGAACGTCCCGACGAGTCCGGCTTACGCGGATCGGCGCCGGCCGCCAGCAGAATGGCAGCCACATCCGGCTTCCGGCGAAGGATCGCCTGATGAATCGGATTCAAGCGCGCTCCCGCCGCCCCCAATGCGCGTTTGGGGTCCGCTGCAATGTGACGCCTGACGTCGTCAACATCGCCATGGGCGATGGCCTCGTCGATCGTTGAAAAAATCGGCTCACGGGGTGCTGGTGAAGCGACTCCTCCGCCGGGCACCTCAATGCCGCAGCACCAGACGAGCCCGTTCAGCACGAGGCGTCTGAAATCATCCTTGTACCAGTTTGCATGAAAATGCCCGCCTGTGAAACCGAAGCCCCGGGTGCCCTGCCCGGACAGAAAAGTCCACGCCAGCAGTTGCGGTACTTGCCGTTCCAAGTCCAGCCTCACGGCTGCGTTTCCCGAACGCGGACCATCCTGCCCAAGCGAGTCCATCGGCGGCACAGCACTCAGGAGCGCCCGCGGCCGAGTGGCCCCCTCTCCCAGACGGAGATGGAAATACCATTCGTCCTCGACATTCAATTTTCCCACGCCCCGCGCGGCAGGATGCGTTGCATCCGGAGACTCGTGCAGGGTCCAGATAGGATTCACCGACCAGCCGACATCGAAGCGAGCCCCGATGGCATCGAGTAGCAACGCGCGCAAATCCGGATCATCCTCCGAAGGCTCCAGCGCAAAATGAAGCACGGCGAGCGCCCTGCCCTGCTCCATCCGTGTGCGAAGCCATGCGCCGTGGCCGCTCGCCACGTGCTTCTCCAGTCCGTCCGAATAGAGGACGATCAGATCCGCCTGCTCGAGCGCGGCCTGGTCAGCGGGCCAGCCCAGTGAAACCGCAGCAGACACAGGAAGGCCGCTCGCGTTCAGCGCATCGGCGAGCAGCCGGGAGCCTGCGGGAAACTCGTGCGCCCCGGGCGCATGACTCTTCGCGCCTGCGATGAACAAGACATGCTTCGGGGGTTCCGCAGCCTCCAGAGTTGGCGCGGTCACACAGGCCAGGCCAGCGACGAGCCCAATGGCGAAAAATCCGAATACGCGCATTGGCGGTTGGCCCCAATCTCTGCGTTCGCGCTCAGGACAGCGTGAAGGCTGGCAGTTTCACGATCTTTCCCCCTGCAAGGGCCGACTCGTGGGCGCAGAGTCCCACACAGGTCCAGTTTGCGGACTTGACGGCGTTGGGATACGGATCCCGGCCTTCGACAAGAGCCGTCAGGAATTCGTGTGCCAGGTGCGGATGCGAACCGCCGTGTCCGGCTCCCTGCGTAAAGCTCAGATGGGTTTTCTTTCCGAGATCATAGACTCCCTTCGTCGTGAATTTCCGGATGCCTGCAGGCAGACGCTTCGCATAGTCCGGAACCTTGATCTTCTTCGGTATCTTGTGTTCCGGCCGCTTTGCCGTGTGCAGGACATGCGGCTCGTGCTCAATCAGCGTCCATTCGAAGGACTGCTTTGAACCGTAGACATCGATGCTCTCACGATACTGGCGGGCTGTGTCGAAAAGCGAACGGATGATCCGGGCGGTGAGATCGGAATCCTTGAATTTCACGTGAGCCGTCTCGACAGCGAACGGGGAGTTGTAGTGCTTGATCAATTCCGGGCGTATCGTGCCAGAACCAAAACACGACACATACTCCGCCTGCGCATCCGTAAGCGCCAGCATCGGTCCGACGCAGTGCGTCGCATACCACATCGGCGGCAGCCCAGGCCAGTAGTTGGGCCACCCGTCCATGTCCTGCTGGTGACTCGCCTGCAGGAACTGGATCCTGCCCAGGTCCCCGCGCTCATACTTTTCCTTGATGAACAGAAATTCCCGGGCGTACACCACCGTCTCCATCATCATGTAGCGCAGTCCGGTCTTCCGGCAAAGATCCACGATCTTCCGGCAGTCGGCGATGGAGGTCGCCATGGGCACCGTGCAGGCCACGTGTTTGCCCGCCTTCAGCGCCTTCAGGGTCTGCGCCGCATGGTCAGGGATCGGGGTGTTGATGTGCACGGCCTCAATCTCCGGATCCTTCAGCATCTCGTCGTAGTCCGAGTACCCCTTGCCGATGCCGAAGGCGGCTTGAATCGAGCCGAGCTTGTTCGGGTCGCGCTGGCACACCGCAACGAGGTTTGCATGGGGATGCGCCTGATAAATGGGTATGAACTCGGCTCCAAACCCGAGGCCGACAATGGCAATGTTGATTTTCTTGGACATGAGGAATTCAGGATGATTGCGCGGGCGTTCTTTCGGCGGACCGATAAACCCGCGATGAGCCCAAAATCGATAGTATTTACTGCCCGTTGGCAAGTTGCCCGATCGCGTGAGTCCTGCCTGTGTCGCGCTCCTTGGATTGACGGCCCTGTGAAAATGAACAACCTGCCTGCTATCCGCGTCCGAGCCCTGCATTCCCCGGCACCGACCTGCCAGCCCGTCAACGAAATCGAGAATCGGAAAATCACCATGACTACGCTCGCCTCTCCCCTCAATCGACGTGAGTTCCTCAAGATTTCGAGCCTGACCGGAGGCGGTCTCTTGCTCGGCACGTATCTGCAGTTCACAGACGAGGCAGCCGGCGACCCCAGCGCTGCAGTCGTGAAAGGTTCATCCGGAGACGGCGCGGCCCTCAACGCCTTCGTGCGCATCGCAACCGACGGCTCGATCTTCATCGCCGCGCATTCACCGGAGGGCGGTCAGGGCGTGCGCACCTCCCTTCCCATGCTCGTGGCCGAGGAACTGGAGGCCGATTGGAAGAACATCACGGTCGAGCTTGTTCCCCTGGATCCCATCTACGGCACACAGGTTGCGGGAGGAAGCATGGTGACTCCACGCAACTACACGCCGCTCCGGCAGGTCGGCGCGTCCGCACGGATCATGCTGATCCAGGCAGCGGCCAACCGCTGGTCCGTGCCAGCCAGTGAGTGTCACGCCTCTTCAGCGCGTGTTCACCATGCCTCCACCGGCAGGTCCCTGGGCTACGGCGAACTCGCGGATGCCGCATCCCGGCTGGCTGTGCCGGACGCAAAGTCCATCCGCCTGAAGGACCCGAAGGATTTCAAGATCATCGGCCAGAGAATCAGTGGCGTCGACAATCCCGCCATCGTTACCGGCAAACCTCTTTTCGGCATCGATCAGGTGCTGCCGGGAATGCTGTTCGCCACTTACGAAAAATGTCCGGTGTTTGGCGGAAAAGTCATCGACGCCAACCTTGCCGAAATCAAGGCGTTGCCGGGCGTCAAGGATGCCTTTGTCATCGAGGGCACCCAGAACCTGAATGGACTTCTCCCGGGAGTGGCAATCCTCGCCAACTCGACTTGGGCGGCCATGAGCGCACGGCGCCACCTCCGAGTGAAATGGAACGAGGGCCCGCATGCCAACGACAGTTGGGATTCGTACCTTGCGACTGCGGAGGGACTCGCGGCAAAGAAGGGTGAAAACCTGCTTCGTGACGACGGGGACGTTTCCGCCGCCCTACGGAAATCCACGCGGACTGTCGAAGCCCGGTATGTCTATCCCTTTGTCTACCACGCCAACTTCGAACCGCAGAATTGCACCGCTCACTTCAAGGACGGCGTGATGGAACTCTGGGCACCGACACAGCGCCCGGCCGGAGGGCAGGACTTGATCAGCTCGGTTCTCAATATCCCCAAGGACCGCATCAAGGTGAACATCACCCGCATTGGCGGCGGATTCGGTCGCCGCCTGAGCAGCGACTTCATGGTCGAGGCGGCTGCCATCGCCCAGCGTGTCGATGCGCCGGTCAAGCTCACGTGGTCGCGTGAGGACGACATTCACCATGACCATTTCCGGCCGGGCGGCATGCACTACCTCAAGGGCGGCGTGGATGCCGCAGGCAACATCATCGCATGGCAGGATCACTTTATCACCTTCGGCAACAGGAAGGGCGGAAATCCGGGTGCAGGCGGCAGCCTGTCTCCCGATGAATTTCCCGCCCGTTTTCTCCCGAACTACAGGACCGAGCAGTCCATGATCGTGACCCACATCCCGATGGGCCCCTGGCGCGCACCGGGAAGCTGCGTGTTTTCTTGGGTCATCCAAAGCTTCATCGATGAACTCGCCGCAGCCGCCGGACGCGACCCCTTGGAGGTTCGTCTCTCCTTGTTGAAGGACCGCGGCATGGTCACCACGCCCGGAGAGCGCCCCAACGGATTCGACGCCGCCCGCATGCAAGGCGTCGTGAAACTGGCGGCGGAAAAGGCCGGCTGGGGCCGAAAGCTGCCTCGTGGCCAGGGACAGGGCATCGCTTTCCATTTCAGCCACCGCGGCTACTTCGCCAACGTTGCCGAGGTGAACGTGTCCCGGGACGGCGTCCTCAAGGTCGAGCGTGTTGTCGTGGCCGGCGATGTCGGATCACAGATTGTCAATCCCAGCGGTGCCGAGAATCAGGTCGCGGGGGCAATTGTCGACGGCCTGAGCGCGGCCGCACTCCAGGAAATCAACATCGCCCAGGGTCGGGTCGTGAACGGAAACTTCAATGACTACCACCTGCTGCGCATTGCCGATGCCCCGCACGTCGAAGTCCATTTCAATCTGACTGACAATTCCCCCACGGGCCTCGGAGAACCAGCGCTTCCTCCCCTCGCACCGGCGGTTGCGAACGCCATCTTTGCCGCGACGGGCAAACGGATTCGCACGCTGCCATTCTCCAAAACCGATCTCAGTTGGAGCTGAAAAGCCAAGCGGCCTTTCTCGCGCCCTTTCGGAGCCGCTCCCGCGTTACTCGAGCGCAAACTCCGTCTGGTCCGTGATTCTCCGCATTCCCAGAAACCGTCCGTACCGATCGATCCAATCGTCCAACTTCTCCAGATAGTAGTCGGGGTCGTAGGGGTGTTCATTCGCATCGTACAATGACACCGGACGCGCACGCTGCCAGTCGCTGCTGATGCCTTTTCGCTTCATCGTGATGTAGTACGTGACGCGGTCGCCGAGCTTCGGGCGGGACGGCAGGAGAAGCGCAGCCTCGGCGCTCGCCCTCCTTGGCTTGCCACCTCCCGCAACGAATTTTTCATACGCATCGACGCCCATGCCGAGGTTTTCCGTCCTCGCAAGCTGCTCGACCCGCAGGCTTCGATTCGCAATCTGCAGCCGCAGCCGCCCGATGGTTTCCGCGGGAGTCGGAACATCCAGTCCAAGCACGTTTTGAATCATCTGTTCGGTGAGGGACCTCAGGTAGGGCTCGATGCCACGCGACCGCAAGGCGCTGCCGCGGAACGTGACATCGCCGCCATCGCGCAAGGCGTAGTTCTTTGCCTTGTAGCAGAACATCGCGTCATAACGCCCGTCAAACTCCAGTTCGATGCCGTCCGGCAGGATCCTGGCCACAGCTGCGAGCAGATTCTCGGGCGCATCATGGAAACGCTTCGAGGAAAGATAAATTCCGTCGGTATCCGCCTCGAGTATGACGCAATCGTGCTTTCGAAACTCTTCGATCAATTGTTGAAGCAGTTCGCGTCCGCGCCTCGTCACCTCGGCCGCGAGCTCCCCGTCGCCAAAACGCGCGCCTGAAAATCCGAGATACCCATAGAACGAATTGATCAGCACCTTGAAGTTCGCCTGCCTGGCGTGCGCCTCCGCCCGTTCCTCCGACGTCGGTGCGCTCCTGGCCAGTTGCTTGTAGCGCAGCCGATAGGCCCGGAGGCTTGTGAGCAGCGGAATGAACACGCCAAGCGTGTCGGATTTCGGGTTTCGACCGATGCTCAGAAGCAGGCTCGGATAAAGGGAGGCGACATCGAAATGAAGCACATGGTGAAACACTCCCTCCTGGAAACTCCGGGTGAATCCGCCTTCAAACGGCTTTATTTCGGGAGGCGCAGGACAGGATTCGCGCGCCTTGAGATATTCTTCGAGAAACAGCAGGTCGATCTTTGTCGTCGTTCCCCGCAGCATCGTTTCCTGAAACAAAATTGGAAACGTCCTTGCCTGCTCGAAATAGGTCGGCAGCAGTCGATCGACAATTCCGCGCGTCTCCCGCAGATCATCCGCCAGGTAGGCCAGGAAACGCTCACGGTCGTTAAGGTAGGCACCTTGAATTGCACCAGCATCGAGATAGGTCCGCTTCCCCGTCGCCTCTGCGTCCGCAGGCGTTATGCCGAACGCCACGGCCACGTCCTTGAGTCCAAAGGACGTCAGCTCACGCGCGCCAATGTCAAAAAGCTGAACCAGCAGGTAGGAATCCACCACGGTCCGACCGGGAATGTCGCAGCGCGGAAAATCAATCCAGCGTTCAGCCACTTTCAAGCGACCGCCGCGCCAGCCGGCCTTTTGTCCAAAGCGTCCCCAGTCGCAGGGCACCTTCAGTTTCCGACATCGAACCCGCAGATAATCGAGGTCGAATCTGAAAATATTGTGTCCCTCGATGGTGTCGGGATCCTCCTCCGCCAGGACTCGGTTGAACTGCTCAAGAAGCTCCTTCTCGGCGGCGTTGCTCATCTCGGCGAGCACGAGGGTGCGGTCAACCGAACCGAACTTCAGGCCGATCGCAAGCACGCGATCCCCGGCCCGCGACGCGTTGCTGAAGGAGCCATCCACGGAACCGGTCTCAATGTCGAGCTGACACCGTCGCAGACGCGAAAACGGCATCTCCGCAAACAGGCGTTGCTGCGTCTGCAGCAGGTATTGCGACTCCATCGGCCGGATCGCGTCGACCACGAGATTCGACGCATTCGCGCGCATCATCCATTCCTCGTACGCCCCGGTCGTCTCCGCCTGCACGAGAACAGGAAAGGCGGCGTCACCGCCCAATCGCGTTTGCGCGACCCCTGACGGAAGATCCCCTGTCACCAGTCCGCTTGCCCAGGCAAATGGCCGGACCCGCTCCACGCGTTCGACACGGCCTCCGACGTCCGTCGCCAGCGAAAGATGCACGGCGCCGTCGTCCGCGACCCAGAGACCACACAGCGTATCCATGGTTCACACACTGCCGCGACGCCGGCTCGACGCAATCGCTGCGGACATCCGCAACGCCTTGCACCCCATCCTCATCACATGGCGCCCTTTGAAATCCCCCTCTCCCCCACGATGAGGGGGGAACGCGGATCAGAACGGCTTCGCGTAGACCATGACGATGGCAATGGTCGCAAGCGCAAGTGCCGCCCACATCAGCCCACCGCACTTTTCCCGCTTGCGAAAGGCGATGCCTGCGATCGCCGCCAATCCGAGCCAGGCGACGAGCTTGACGATCACCCATCCACCCGAAAACCCATACATTCCCTGCCACATGCGAACTCCCGTGGCCAGAATCAGCAGGTTGGCAATGCCGGTCCAGATCATCACCTTTTTCCGCGAGGAGTCGGGGGCCGCGAACGCAAGAAACGTGAAGGCGATCAGGATGATCGCGCTGAGCACGTGGATGATATGGAGCGCGATGGATTCGTTTGGATTCATGGAAAAGAAAGAGACACCCCGCTTGTGCCGTATGCCCAAAGGCTCAGGACCTTTTTAAGCTAAGGTGGGCGCCTCACGCCGGTTTATTGCTGTCCGGTTTACGGCCTAGCAGCCACCGGCGTTTTGGTGGCTCCCGATATGATTCAAAGGCAAAGAGCGTGTATTGAAAGCACCTCGAACACAGCAGGGTGTCGTCCTTCATGCTGCAGCCGAATTCGCGCTCGTCAAATGCGAAGGCGTGCCAAAGGAATGTTTCGCGCTACATTCACCGCTCAACTTTCCAGTATGGAGGAATCGAGGTGCTGAATGATGAGCTCCTGGATGGTCGCCAGAAAGAGGTAGCACATGAATGCCTTGCGCGAGGGCTCAAGCAGCGCCTCCACCTCCACATCGCCGCTCTCCAGCAGATCCTCCTCGAGTCCGGTCAGGTGACGCGTGCGAAGCCACAGGCGCACCGCGGCACAGGCCCGGCCGATCGGCTCCGCATTCTCGCGATCGAAGGCGATCACCCCGCTCGAAAAGAACTCGCTGTCAAAAAGGGCGAGCAGCCGCTCCACCTCGGCATTCTGCGCCGCCAGCAGATCCCTCCTCCACTCCGCCCTGAAGTCCGGCTCGATGTCCGAAAAGATGTTGGGCGCGGCAAGATGGTCAACGAGCGAGACGCTCGCCGCCTTGATCACATCCAGCAGGGGTGCCACAACCTCAAGGCTCAGCCTGACCTCAATGCGTTTCATCCGATTCCAGAACAGCCGTAAGATGCCACCCGTGCAAGATGAACGCGTAATGCTCGGCGCGTTCGCGTTCGCCGCTCCACACGACCGACCGCCCCTTCTCGTGAACCTCCATCATGTGTTTGCGCGCAGTCGTCTCGTCGAAACCAAACACCTTCTTGAACACGAGCACCACGTACGACATGAGGTTTACGGGATCATTCAGCACAACCACATTCCAGCGTCCCTCCAGCTCGGTTTCCACCTGCGGGCGGGACTCGGTCAGCGTGCGGGTCTTGAAGACAGGCCTCATGCGATACAACGGCGGATCACGGCATGAGAATCATCCGCGTGACCCGGCGGAAAGCTCTCGAATCATCGCGGCAAGCCGTTCGGGGGCCTCCGCCAGGGGAACCTTGAGCGATTCCTTGGACGATCGCGGCTTCATTTCAACAACCCCTTCCTTGAGTCCCTTCCCGCCGATAGTCACGCGAAGCGGAATTCCAATCAGATCCGCGTCCTTGAACTTCACTCCCGGCCGTTCATTGCGATCGTCGATCAACACCTCCGCGCCATGGCGCTCCGCCTCCCCGGCAAGCGTGCGGGCGAGGTCCATCGCCTCGGTCACCTGTGGATCCAGCACGCACACAAGCACGTGGAACGGCGCCACCTGCCAGGGCCAGACTATGCCGTCGGCGTCGTGGCTCTGCTCGATGACCGCCTGAAGCGTGCGGCTGATGCCGATCCCATAGCAGCCCATCACCATGGGGTGAGTCTGCTTCTGGTCATCCATGTAGGTCGCTCCGTATTTCTCCGAATACTTCGTGCCCAGCTTGAAGATGTGCCCCACCTCGATTCCGCGGCGGCTCTTCAGCGGCAGTCCGGACTTTGGACAGGGCTCGCCGGCGCTAACCTTTCGGAAATCCCCAAAGCGTCCGATCGCAAGATCGCGCTTCACGTTCACATTGCGAAGATGCACGCCGTCCCTGTTGGCTCCGGTCACTCCATTGCCAATCAGCCTGACCGCGTGGTCCGCAAAGACGCCTGCGAGAGCGTCGGGATTGGCAATCGTGCCGCGCACCGCGCCGAGGCTTCCCGGACTGGCTCCCATCACAGGCAGGATTTCGTCGGGCGTTGCGGGGCGGAACAATCCAAAGCCAAGCTGTCCGAGCTTGGCTTCCTCCAGTTCATCGTTGCCGCGCAGGATCACGACAAACGGCTTCCCGTCTCCAATGTAGACAAGCGTCTTGAACTGCCGGTCGGCGGAAACTGAATACGGTGCTTCGGCAAGAGCCGCGATTGTCACGACCCCGGGGGTGTCGAACGGCTCGATTCCGCCGGCCGGCGGTGCATCCGCAAAGTCGGCGGGAATCAACGCGCTTGTCGCCTTCTCCCGGTTCGCCGCATAGCCGCTTTCCTCGCAATAGATGATGTCGTCGTCGCCCACCTCCGCGGGAACCATGAACTCATGGGAGAAACTTCCGCCCATCACGCCGGTGTCGGCTTCGACCGCAATGGCGAGGATGCCCAGACGCCGGAAGTACGCCTCATAGGCCGCCTTCATTCCGAAATAGCTCTTCACGGCCGCATCGTCATTCACGTCGAAGGAGTACGCGTCCATCATCACAAACTCACGCGCGCGCATCAATCCATAGCGCGGACGGATCTCGTTTCGGAACTTCGTCGCAATCTGATAAAAATTCTTCGGCAGGTCCCGATAACTCGTGATCTCGGCCTTCACCAGCGGAGTGATCACCTCCTCATGCGTGGGACCAAGGACAAACTCCGGCTCGCGCGGGCCGCGCTTCCCGTCGCCCGCGCTGTCCACCCGGAACATGATTTCCCGCGCCGCCGCCCAGCGCGGCCCCTCCTGCCAGTTCTCCACGGGATGCACGTGAGGCATCCACAGCTCAATCGCCGACGCCGCGTTCATCTCCTCGCGACAGATCTGCGTCAGCTTCTGCATGACGCGGAGACCCAGGGGCATGAAGGTGTAAAGCCCTCCACTCAGCTTGCGCACCAAACCGGCGCGAACCAGCAGCTTGTGCGACGCGATTTCCGCGTCGGCGGGGCTTTCCTTGAGCGTGGGAATGAAAAAGCGGGACCAGAATGTCATGAAACGAAGCAACGAAACGGCTGCCCCTTCCGGGAGCAAATGTTAAGTGGCGCCCCTTTGCCCGACCCCGCCCGCGCAAAGAGGATTGCGGCATGCCGTCGCAACTGCGTGGATCCTCGCCCATGTCCGCCCGTCCAGCCCCCAAGCCCTGGCCAATGCGCTGGATCGTCCTCGCGATCCTGCTGACGCTCGTTCCCTACACTTGGATCTCCCTCCACTATCGAAAGCAGGCAAAGCCGTTCGAACCCTACAACGACCTGAAGCAGCGTGCCAACGTTCATCGACTGCTGGCAGCCGGCTTCAATCGTATTCCTCTCTCCGCCGACCGGCCGGCCGATGCCCCGCTGGCATCCCCTGCAGCCCAGGCCAGCCCAATGCCCGCTCCAGCGGGAATTCCCACAGTGCTGAAGGATGCACTCGTGGACGTGCCCAATCTTCCCGATGCAATCCTCTCCGCCAAGGCCGCGGCATCAGCGAGCACTCTCCTGCCCTATGTCATGGAACTGGAGTGCAGCCTTTCCGACCTGAACCTCGGACTCGCCTCATCCTACCTCTATCTCAAGGGCAACGACCTCTGCATTCTGACCGATTTCGAAACGTTTGCCGGCGACCTCCGTTCGCGTTCGCGAAATCTCGCGCTCCGTCTCACGGCTCCTGCCGGCTCAATTCCTGTCGGTGACTACCGCGTAATCGCTTCCGGCGCCCGAGAGTCCGTTCAATGGCGTTTGACTGTTAAGTAGCTGCTTCCAAGGGAGAAACCGACCTCAATCATTGCGGGAAAAATCCCTGGTGTTTTCAGGCATACTCACCTGCGAGACGTTTTCTTTCAGCCCCGGGCTCGGGTGACGATTTCACCCTCTGCATGGCGCAGCTATGGGGACTTCCTTTCGACACACGCGATTTATGTGCGCGCAGCGTGTACCAAGGATCGACCCTTCTGATCATCTGGCAAACGGCAATGGTTCCGCTGTGTGCAAGCGAGGCTTCCGGCGAACGGATTGAACCGATGCCGCCGGCCGGCCCGGCTTTCTTCCTGTTCCATTTCGACCTGCATTCCCTCCCGCTTTGGATCGCCCTGCTGGCCGCGATCGCCGCCTGGATCTGGGAGCGCCGGATGGTCGCGCGCCTGCGTCAGAAATCCAGCGAACTGTTCGAAAGCCGGCAGGACATGACACTCGTGCTCGAGGCAAGCCAGGACGGATTCTGGGACTACACGATCGCCACGGGCCGCATGGAGCGCAGCGAGCGATGGCACGAGATGCTCGGCTACTCCGAAGCGGACAACATCACCACCGAGGACGCGTTTCTCGCCCTCGTGCACCCGGACGATCTTGTCCGGATCAGGGAGCGCTTCGATGCGATGCGCCAGCCGGGGTGCACCATGTATTGGAAATTTGAATACCGCTTGCGCGACAAGCTGGGCATGTGGCGCTGGATGTTGGACCGCGCAAAGATCGTCAGCCGCGACAGTCAGGGGTTCGCGCTGCGCATCGTGGGAACCGGAAGCGACATCACCGAGAGAAAGCGGACGGAAAGCGACCTGAAGCGGAGCCAGACGCTCTTTCGGCAAAGCCAGGAAGTGTCCGGAGTCGGCGGGTGGGAGCTCGATGTCATCCACCAGACGCTGTTCTGGACGCATGAAGCCTTCCGCATCCATGACCTTGATCCAACCGGACCGTATCCGACGGTCGAGGAGGCCCTGGGCTTCTTCACCACCAAGAGTCAGTCTGCGCTTCGCACCGCGATGGCACGCGCGATTGAATCCGGTTCGTCATTTGACCTCGAACTCCAGCTGCAGACGGCAAGGGGACGCACCCGCTGGGTGAGGTCGATCGGCCGAACCGAACCGGATGCCAGTGGAAGGATCATCCGCGTTTACGGTTCATTTCAGGACATCACCGCGCGCAAGGAGGAGGAACAGTCTCAGTCCGAGTTTCAAGGCAAGCTGCTGGAGACGCAGAAACTCGAAAGCCTCGGTGTGCTGGCCGGCGGTGTCGCCCATGACTTCAACAACATCCTGACCGCGATACTTGCAAACGCCCAGTTGTGCCGGCACATGACGAGCGAGGGCTCCGAAATGGACAAGCATCTGGCGGCGATCGAAAAAGCATCATTTCGCGCGTCCGACCTCTGTCACCAACTGCTGGCATACGCCGGGCGAAGCCCCGTCACCCGACAGCAGAGCGATCTGGGAAGGCTGGTCCAGGAAACCACTCAGCTGCTCGAACTCTCGATCGGCAAACTCGCGCAGCTTGAATTGGACCTCTCTCCGCATCC encodes:
- a CDS encoding proline--tRNA ligase; the encoded protein is MTFWSRFFIPTLKESPADAEIASHKLLVRAGLVRKLSGGLYTFMPLGLRVMQKLTQICREEMNAASAIELWMPHVHPVENWQEGPRWAAAREIMFRVDSAGDGKRGPREPEFVLGPTHEEVITPLVKAEITSYRDLPKNFYQIATKFRNEIRPRYGLMRAREFVMMDAYSFDVNDDAAVKSYFGMKAAYEAYFRRLGILAIAVEADTGVMGGSFSHEFMVPAEVGDDDIIYCEESGYAANREKATSALIPADFADAPPAGGIEPFDTPGVVTIAALAEAPYSVSADRQFKTLVYIGDGKPFVVILRGNDELEEAKLGQLGFGLFRPATPDEILPVMGASPGSLGAVRGTIANPDALAGVFADHAVRLIGNGVTGANRDGVHLRNVNVKRDLAIGRFGDFRKVSAGEPCPKSGLPLKSRRGIEVGHIFKLGTKYSEKYGATYMDDQKQTHPMVMGCYGIGISRTLQAVIEQSHDADGIVWPWQVAPFHVLVCVLDPQVTEAMDLARTLAGEAERHGAEVLIDDRNERPGVKFKDADLIGIPLRVTIGGKGLKEGVVEMKPRSSKESLKVPLAEAPERLAAMIRELSAGSRG
- a CDS encoding PAS domain-containing protein: MPPAGPAFFLFHFDLHSLPLWIALLAAIAAWIWERRMVARLRQKSSELFESRQDMTLVLEASQDGFWDYTIATGRMERSERWHEMLGYSEADNITTEDAFLALVHPDDLVRIRERFDAMRQPGCTMYWKFEYRLRDKLGMWRWMLDRAKIVSRDSQGFALRIVGTGSDITERKRTESDLKRSQTLFRQSQEVSGVGGWELDVIHQTLFWTHEAFRIHDLDPTGPYPTVEEALGFFTTKSQSALRTAMARAIESGSSFDLELQLQTARGRTRWVRSIGRTEPDASGRIIRVYGSFQDITARKEEEQSQSEFQGKLLETQKLESLGVLAGGVAHDFNNILTAILANAQLCRHMTSEGSEMDKHLAAIEKASFRASDLCHQLLAYAGRSPVTRQQSDLGRLVQETTQLLELSIGKLAQLELDLSPHPSIVEVDHTQLSQIMMNLVINASESLPAHGGIIRVRTGCTWLTTDMLSRACIGQNLPAGQFAFLEVSDTGCGMSEETLAKIFDPFFTTKFTGRGLGLAAVLGIVRSHGGCFFVESVLNEGSTFRMCLPLKASTQGPDFTNAVAAPSLSAPRRQSLRILLVDDEPDVRSVTSQVLELDGFTVQTASDGIEAVEVFHRNPDAFDIVILDLTMPGLDGVGALRQIRRLRADIRVILMSGYSDRESSLDDCLNETTLFLRKPFAREHLLERINLVFSAGVDSNFRLTPMPGAT